In Segatella copri, the DNA window CTGTCAGTCTCTGCACGCTCCTGTACATAGTATGGGTTCTCAGGCGATGCGATACAATGAGCCAGACCGAAACTGATGTTGATGCCTGTATATGGACTTCCGCTTAAGATGATGCCTTTCTCGTATTTCTGAGGGAATCGGATGTCCTTTGGCAACTCGAATTCAATCTCCTTGAGGAATTCCTTCAGCGTCTTCACATCTTCCAGGAAGATGAACTTGTCTTCGTATCCCTTCGCCTTGAGCAGATTGTAGTCGTGAATCGCCTTCTCATGATCTGCCTTTTCATGTAGCTCAATAGCCTTCTTCCTGAACTCCTCATCCTCCCAAAGCTTATGGGTAGGCATGTTCCTGCAAATCTTGCGGAGCCATTCGTAAGAAGTGAGCGCCAGGAGATTGTTTCTGCCGGCGATGGTCATTTCCATCTGCACAGAATAAGCGAGCGGTTCGGTGAGACCCTGAGGCGAGTTTGCCATCTGCTGGAGGGTAAACTGCAGGCGCTTCTGGTTGCCCACGTTGAAATAGCAGCCATAATGGAACCACGCCAGGGTGTCGCGACGGTGAATCTCATCCAACTCCTTGTTCTTCTCGATGTCCTCTTCGGTCGTTTCAGCGTTGCCCTCTATCTCAGGCATTTCGCTGAGATAAGTCAGAAGACGCTCGTTTTCCGGAGCCGTTTCGTATTCTCTGTCGAGAATGTTGTAGGCAAGTTTGGCAGCCAGTTCCAGGGTTCCGAAGAGGAAAGGAACGGCTTCCTGTACGAAACTGCTCTGCTGGTAATGGTGCCAGAGCAGGAACTTGACATCAGCGATGTTGATTTCCTCAGGGTCGTAAGCCGGGTCATCTTCGTTGAGCGTACTCTTGATGAATTCGCTTTCTTTCTCATAGAAAGGAATGTAGGTGCCGTAGCGCTGCTTGCATTCTTCCGTGAAAGTTTTCCAGATGCCTGTGCCCGAAATCACATCTTCGAAATAACCGGCAATGCTGAGTGCCAGCTGCTTGGCGTCATCCATATTCTTGAAGTTATGGGTGTAGCACGCCTCGTCAAGAGCGTGGTATATTTCGTTGGCGAGTTCTGTATAATACAGATCAACTTCGTCTGCTTTTTCGTATGGATGCAAAGCAATCCATTCTTGGGTGAAAATAACTTTTTTCATATATTTCAAGTTTTCTTGGTTATCTGCTTGTTGTAACTTTCATGCAAAGGTAATAAAATATTGCAGAAATCTGCAAGAAACTCACATTTTTTTCGTATCTTTGCACCCGAATTTAGGCAATCTTAATAAATGCGTGGGATTGCCGCAAGCGTTTCGGAAGGATTTTGCACCCTAATTCATGGCTGGGAGGGTGAATTCGGCCTTCCATTTAGATTATAATGAATTAAGGTTAAAAAGATTTGAAGACATTTGAAGAATTAGGCGTGAGCGAGGAGATTCGCCGTGCCATCGAAGAGCTTGGATTTGAGAATCCAATGCCAGTTCAGGAAGAAGTAATCCCATATTTGCTTGGTAATAAGAACGACGTGATTGCGTTGGCGCAGACCGGTACGGGTAAGACTGCATCTTACGGTATTCCGGTTATCCAGAAAACTGATGCCAGCAGCAAGCAGACACAGGCTATTATCCTCAGTCCTACACGTGAGCTCTGTCTCCAGATAGCAGACGATTTGAACAGTTTTGCCAAGTACATCGACGGTTTGCATATTGCCGCAGTTTATGGCGGTACCGACATCGGAAGCCAGATTCGCACCCTGAAGCATGGTGTGCAGATTATCGTGGCTACCCCTGGTCGTCTGCTCGATTTGATTAATCGTGGCGTGGCTCAGTTGGAGCATGTGAACAACGTGGTGCTTGATGAGGCTGACGAGATGCTGAACATGGGCTTCTCTGAGAGCATCAATGCCATCTTCGAGAACGTTCCGGAAGATAGAAACACTCTGCTCTTCTCGGCTACCATGAGCAAGGACATCGAGAAGATTGCCCTCAACTACCTGCACGACCACAAGGAAATCGTAGTGGGTTCGCGCAACGAGGGTGCTGAGCATGTAAACCACATCTACTATCTGGTAAATGCCAAGGACAAGTATCTCGCCCTGAAGCGTGTGGTGGATTTCTATCCACGCATCTTTGCGATTATCTTCTGCCGCACCAAGCTGGAGACTCAGGATATTGCAGATAAGCTCATCAAGGATGGTTATAATGCTGAGGCGCTGCACGGCGACTTGAGTCAGCAGCAGCGTGACCTCACTATGCAGAAGTTCCGCAACCATACCGTTCAGTTCCTGGTGGCTACCGATGTGGCTGCCCGTGGTCTGGACGTAGATGATCTGACTCACGTTATCAACTATGGTTTGCCTGATGATGTGGCAAGCTACACCCACCGAAGCGGTCGTACCGGTCGTGCCGGAAAGAAGGGAACATCCATCTCTATCATCCATACCAGAGAGAAGTTCAAGGTTCGCCAGATTGAGAAGCAGATTGGCAAGGAGTTCGTGGACGGCGTTTTGCCTACCCCAGAGGAAATCTGCAAGAAGCAGCTCTTCAAGACCATGGACGACATCATGAAGACCGATGTGGACGAGGATCAGATTGAACCATACATGGCAGAAATCAACCGCCAGTTTGAGTACATCGACAAGGAGGACATCATCAAGAAGATGGTAACCATCACCTTCGGTAAGTTCCTCGATTACTATAAGAATGCTCCTGAGATTATCAAGCCTGAAACCGGCAAGGGTTCCCGTGGCGGCGAAGGTCGTGGAAGCCGTGGCGAGGGCCGTGGCAAGGTTTCCAATGGTCGCAGAAAGCATGAGACTGAGGCTGGTTTCAAGAGGCTGTTCATCAACTTGGGTAAGGCGGATGGTTTCTATCCGGGCGAAATCATGCAGTATCTGAACAAGCACGTGAAGGGTCGTCAGGAGGTTGGTCACATCGACCTGCTGAGTAAGTTTGCCTACATCGAGGTGCCTGAGGAGGATGCGAAGCGCGTGATGAAGGCTTTGAACGGTACTGAATATAAGGGCAGAACCGTGAGATGTAACGATGCTGATGAGGAAGGTCATGGCAGAGCAGCCCGCGGAGGACGCAGTTCTGAGGGCAGAGGCGGCCGTGGTTCAGAAAGAGGCGGACGCAGCTCGGAAGGTCGTGGCCGCAGAGGTTCTTCTGATGATGCAAGAGACTCTCGAGATGCTCGTGGAAAGGGAGGACGTGGAAGCCGTGGCGGAAGAAAGTCTCGCCCTCAGGAGGATACAGGCGATTGGCGCCAGTTCTTCCAGAACAACGACAACGTGAAGTTCAAGGGTGAGGAGCCAAACTTCGAGGAAGAAGGTTGGGCTCGTCGCAGACCTAAGAAGAAGTAAAGCATTGCATGATGAAGTAAAGTAATTCATGTGGCTATAGTTATCATAGTAAAGAGCATTCTTTCTTGTAAATCAAGGAGGGGTGCTCTTTCCGTTATGATTCTTGTGGGAAACATCAAAGTTACTATGCTTTTATGAATAA includes these proteins:
- a CDS encoding DUF3843 family protein, with product MKKVIFTQEWIALHPYEKADEVDLYYTELANEIYHALDEACYTHNFKNMDDAKQLALSIAGYFEDVISGTGIWKTFTEECKQRYGTYIPFYEKESEFIKSTLNEDDPAYDPEEINIADVKFLLWHHYQQSSFVQEAVPFLFGTLELAAKLAYNILDREYETAPENERLLTYLSEMPEIEGNAETTEEDIEKNKELDEIHRRDTLAWFHYGCYFNVGNQKRLQFTLQQMANSPQGLTEPLAYSVQMEMTIAGRNNLLALTSYEWLRKICRNMPTHKLWEDEEFRKKAIELHEKADHEKAIHDYNLLKAKGYEDKFIFLEDVKTLKEFLKEIEFELPKDIRFPQKYEKGIILSGSPYTGINISFGLAHCIASPENPYYVQERAETDSFGIISGNGLPFPYEIVCKLIENNLIPDANIFTSQYVKEEGLKITQANLQFLADYYLMGRKDKDLSPKELW
- a CDS encoding DEAD/DEAH box helicase, with amino-acid sequence MKTFEELGVSEEIRRAIEELGFENPMPVQEEVIPYLLGNKNDVIALAQTGTGKTASYGIPVIQKTDASSKQTQAIILSPTRELCLQIADDLNSFAKYIDGLHIAAVYGGTDIGSQIRTLKHGVQIIVATPGRLLDLINRGVAQLEHVNNVVLDEADEMLNMGFSESINAIFENVPEDRNTLLFSATMSKDIEKIALNYLHDHKEIVVGSRNEGAEHVNHIYYLVNAKDKYLALKRVVDFYPRIFAIIFCRTKLETQDIADKLIKDGYNAEALHGDLSQQQRDLTMQKFRNHTVQFLVATDVAARGLDVDDLTHVINYGLPDDVASYTHRSGRTGRAGKKGTSISIIHTREKFKVRQIEKQIGKEFVDGVLPTPEEICKKQLFKTMDDIMKTDVDEDQIEPYMAEINRQFEYIDKEDIIKKMVTITFGKFLDYYKNAPEIIKPETGKGSRGGEGRGSRGEGRGKVSNGRRKHETEAGFKRLFINLGKADGFYPGEIMQYLNKHVKGRQEVGHIDLLSKFAYIEVPEEDAKRVMKALNGTEYKGRTVRCNDADEEGHGRAARGGRSSEGRGGRGSERGGRSSEGRGRRGSSDDARDSRDARGKGGRGSRGGRKSRPQEDTGDWRQFFQNNDNVKFKGEEPNFEEEGWARRRPKKK